One Ochotona princeps isolate mOchPri1 chromosome 25, mOchPri1.hap1, whole genome shotgun sequence genomic region harbors:
- the DNAJB9 gene encoding dnaJ homolog subfamily B member 9 isoform X2, producing the protein MATPQSVFVFAICILMITELILASKSYYDILGVPKSASERQIKKAFHKLAMKYHPDKNKSPDAEAKFREIAEAYETLSDAERRAEYDALGHSAFTNSKGQRGNASPFEQSFNFNFDDLFKDFSFFGQSQNTHSKKHFEKHFQAHQDGSSRQRHHFQDFSFGGGLFDDMFEDMEKMFSFSGFDAPNRHTVQTENRLHGSSKHCRTVTQRRGNMVTTYTDCSGQ; encoded by the exons ATGGCTACGCCCCAGTCAGTTTTCGTCTTTGCCATATGCATTTTGATGATAACAGAACTAATTCTGGCCTCCAAAAGCTACTATGACATCTTGGGGGTGCCAAAATCGGCATCGGAGCGCCAAATCAAGAAGGCCTTTCACAAATTGGCCATGAAGTATCACCCGGACAAAAATAAGAGCCCCGATGCGGAAGCAAAATTCAGAGAGATTGCAGAAG ccTATGAGACGCTCTCAGACGCTGAGAGGCGAGCAGAGTATGATGCACTTGGGCACAGTGCTTTTACTAACAGCAAAGGACAGAGGGGAAATGCAAGTCCTTTTGAGCAGtcatttaatttcaattttgatGACTTATTTAAAGACTTTAGCTTCTTTGGTCAAAGCCAAAATACTCACTCCAAGAAGCATTTTGAGAAGCATTTCCAGGCCCATCAGGACGGCTCCAGTAGACAGAGGCATCATTTCCAGGACTTTTCTTTTGGAGGTGGACTGTTCGATGACATGTTTGAAGACATGGAGAAGATGTTTTCTTTCAGTGGCTTTGATGCCCCCAATCGGCACACAGTACAGACTGAGAATCGGCTCCATGGATCCAGCAAGCACTGCAGGACTGTCACGCAGCGAAGAGGAAACATGGTCACTACATACACCGACTGTTCCGGGCAGTAG
- the THAP5 gene encoding THAP domain-containing protein 5, which produces MPRYCAAISCKNRRGRNHKDRKLSFYPFPLHDKDRLEKWLKNMKRDSWVPSKYQFLCSDHFTPDSLDIRWGIRYLKQTAIPTIFSLPEDSEGKDPQKKKSEEKEVCLQASQEGSFASKVTSKNVDKAVPPKHAESFHSFALVTPPPTPKTGSIQNSIVTLNLVRQDIAKPESTSETAVNQETDLGSFHTPFENLNSTTVTLTTSDSEDIQQSLETQELLEKTPNHQANPTLTNSMEIKSQENPSLLNPINQTVEELNTDKESVSAIFVPTEDSKPVINCFTPARKEITEVEDTDTEDSFCRNIDYGTEVLQMEHSYCRQDANKENLWQKVSKLHSKVTLLELQEQQTLGRLKSLEALIRQLTQENWLSEENVKVIENHFTTYEVTMT; this is translated from the exons ATGCCCCGCTACTGCGCAGCGATTTCCTGCAAGAATCGCCGGGGACGAAACCATAAAGACCGGAAGCTGAGTTTTTACCC gtttCCTTTGCATGACAAAGACAGACTTGAAAAGTGGTTAAAGAATATGAAACGAGATTCCTGGGTACCCAGTAAATACCAGTTCCTGTGTAGTGACCACTTTACCCCAGACTCTCTTGACATCAGATGGGGTATTCGATATCTGAAACAGACTGCAATTCCAACGATATTTTCACTGCCTGAAGACAGTGAG GGAAAAGATCCTCAGAAGAAAAAATCAGAAGAGAAGGAAGTTTGCCTGCAAGCCAGCCAAGAAGGATCATTTGCATCAAAGGTGACAAGCAAAAATGTGGATAAAGCTGTGCCACCTAAACATGCAGAATCATTTCATTCATTTGCCTTGGTCACACCACCACCAACTCCAAAAACAGGAAGCATACAAAACAGCATAGTAACTCTTAATCTAGTTAGACAAGACATTGCAAAACCAGAGTCCACCTCGGAAACAGCAGTTAACCAAGAGACTGATCTAGGGAGTTTCCACACACCTTTTGAGAACCTGAATTCTACAACTGTGACTTTGACAACTTCAGATTCTGAAGATATTCAGCAGTCTTTGGAAACCCAAGAACTTCTTGAAAAAACCCCCAATCATCAAGCTAATCCAACGCTCACGAATTCCATGGAAATTAAATCACAGGAAAATCCATCCTTGCTCAATCCAATTAACCAAACAGTTGAAGAATTGAACACAGATAAAGAATCTGTTAGTGCCATTTTTGTACCCACAGAAGATTCTAAACCTGTAATTAATTGTTTTACACCTGCCCGAAAAGAAATCACAGAAGTGGAAGACACAGACACGGAAGACTCCTTCTGTAGGAATATAGACTATGGGACAGAAGTTTTACAGATGGAGCATTCTTACTGCAGACAAGACGCAAATAAGGAAAATCTTTGGCAGAAGGTCTCTAAGCTACATTCAAAAGTAACTCTTCTTGAGCTACAAGAGCAACAAACTTTAGGAAGGTTGAAATCTTTAGAAGCTCTTATAAGGCAGCTAACACAGGAAAACTGGCTATCTGAAGAGAATGTCAAGGTTATAGAAAACCATTTTACAACATATGAAGTCACCATGACATAA